The following proteins come from a genomic window of Pseudomonadota bacterium:
- a CDS encoding DUF45 domain-containing protein: protein MTVTSRNLSRPGTVVFVRSARARRMNLRVQADATIRVAIPPGGSLQAAEAFVRSRQDWIEQQLRQKQESLNLIAGLTVPSDGFDPDQARTKITTRLRELTAAHNFTYRKLNFRNQKSRWGSCSANNDLSLNLKLALLPDDLLDLVLLHELVHTEIKNHGPGFHHRLAALCPDARALDRRLRQYTALLRPPLTPFITTEESSFREPEKDEPCDPHQVHPRDG from the coding sequence ATGACCGTCACGAGCAGAAATCTATCCAGGCCGGGAACCGTGGTTTTCGTCCGCAGCGCCCGGGCCCGGCGCATGAACCTCAGGGTTCAGGCCGATGCGACGATTCGCGTCGCCATTCCCCCCGGAGGCTCCCTGCAGGCGGCGGAAGCCTTTGTCCGCAGCCGCCAGGACTGGATCGAACAACAGCTGCGACAAAAACAGGAAAGCCTGAACCTAATCGCCGGTCTGACGGTCCCCTCCGACGGTTTCGACCCGGACCAGGCCCGAACAAAAATCACGACTCGGCTGCGCGAGCTTACGGCCGCACATAACTTTACCTATCGGAAACTGAATTTTCGCAACCAGAAAAGCCGCTGGGGCAGCTGCTCGGCAAACAACGATCTGAGCCTCAATCTCAAACTCGCCCTGCTGCCCGACGACTTGCTTGACCTGGTACTTTTGCATGAGCTGGTCCATACCGAGATCAAAAATCACGGCCCCGGATTTCACCACCGACTGGCGGCCCTTTGCCCCGACGCCCGGGCTCTGGACCGCCGGCTGCGCCAATACACCGCTCTGCTGCGCCCACCCCTGACACCGTTCATCACCACCGAAGAAAGCTCTTTCCGCGAACCCGAAAAAGACGAACCTTGCGACCCTCATCAAGTTCATCCGCGGGATGGTTGA